The following are from one region of the Silene latifolia isolate original U9 population chromosome 9, ASM4854445v1, whole genome shotgun sequence genome:
- the LOC141599372 gene encoding uncharacterized protein LOC141599372 isoform X2 — protein sequence MLLRLILLLRKVSPLTIVEIVENTATLEAVHENRVIGQYLLFVGVEPGERYRARFEWSRAEWLNKARDETVLSVGHTEQQPTYIVWRFFLGEGEYLEYVKEPIP from the exons ATGTTGCTCAGGCTGATCCTTCTGTTAAGAAAGGTATCACCTTTGA CTATTGTCGAGATAGTGGAGAATACTGCAACGCTAGAGGCAGTACATGAGAACCGAGTGATAGGCCAGTATCTGTTGTTTGTG GGAGTGGAACCAGGAGAGAGGTACCGTGCAAGGTTTGAGTGGAGTCGCGCTGAGTGGTTGAACAAGGCAAGGGATGAGACTGTGCTTTCGGTGGGCCATACAGAGCAGCAGCCTACATACATCGTGTGGAGGTTCTTTCTCGGAGAAGGGGAGTATCTGGAGTATGTCAAGGAACCCATTCCATAA
- the LOC141599372 gene encoding uncharacterized protein LOC141599372 isoform X1, which yields MLLRLILLLRKAPYQAIVEIVENTATLEAVHENRVIGQYLLFVGVEPGERYRARFEWSRAEWLNKARDETVLSVGHTEQQPTYIVWRFFLGEGEYLEYVKEPIP from the exons ATGTTGCTCAGGCTGATCCTTCTGTTAAGAAAG GCCCCATATCAAG CTATTGTCGAGATAGTGGAGAATACTGCAACGCTAGAGGCAGTACATGAGAACCGAGTGATAGGCCAGTATCTGTTGTTTGTG GGAGTGGAACCAGGAGAGAGGTACCGTGCAAGGTTTGAGTGGAGTCGCGCTGAGTGGTTGAACAAGGCAAGGGATGAGACTGTGCTTTCGGTGGGCCATACAGAGCAGCAGCCTACATACATCGTGTGGAGGTTCTTTCTCGGAGAAGGGGAGTATCTGGAGTATGTCAAGGAACCCATTCCATAA